The Williamwhitmania taraxaci genome window below encodes:
- a CDS encoding histidine kinase dimerization/phosphoacceptor domain -containing protein, whose amino-acid sequence MSVRKYVNRYLLLLGIVLIPTTTFSQNILDIRSHNQITEGIPLEDYLSVYEDVEDTTNLTTLLHNPDLFNPLLGFKGKNPVSKYYLKFTISNKTSEQIDLALTFKNLTYVELYILDGNRIVKHKLSGTFQKADSINFTDSRTHFELMFGANTTTNILLVVKHTKHHMPPLNFVVREMQSHLKAKYTKQIYDFFILGAFFIFIILSILSFAFTRNKHYLWLTIYSLGMTSYGFLLNGYMLDAVFPNHAPIVWSIIAFLPNISSIGIILLIKDFFKLKTVTPFLNILLTWLVGSIIIQAFVSYSIIVIYSNYLFASKINVLWFSFQNIIVLVVAFKVWRNLHLPQRIFAIAAIAHAGLFIGGATLFFLLRERSNQILSIINDLGGVFVISFSTIAVAEQMRSSETEKYHALKSMDELRLKQNQFLEETVTIRTQELIIANSSLNEQKIELQNRNEKIEILLKEIHHRVKNNLQLISSLLELHLKKDSDDKLVSIIADGQNRVKAMSLIHQMLFQDENLAIISMEDYIYKLLEQVKTTYTSPRATEVIVDCHGIQFDLDTAIPLGLIINELVTNAFKYALYFSEYPKLSITLQKQTNEDYVLAVYDNGPGLPTNFDFQNNEGIGLHIIPRLCKQLHGSFSNSFNQGTTFTVTFKDTLTRKLTL is encoded by the coding sequence AAAATATGTTAACCGGTATCTATTACTGCTAGGCATTGTGCTTATTCCTACCACAACCTTTTCACAGAATATACTTGATATTAGGAGCCACAACCAGATTACAGAAGGCATACCGTTGGAAGATTATCTTTCAGTTTATGAGGATGTCGAGGATACAACAAACCTTACCACACTACTACACAATCCAGATTTGTTCAATCCATTGTTGGGTTTTAAGGGTAAGAATCCAGTTAGTAAGTACTACCTCAAGTTTACAATATCTAACAAGACAAGCGAACAGATCGATTTAGCACTGACCTTTAAAAATCTAACCTATGTAGAACTTTACATTCTGGATGGGAACAGAATAGTGAAACATAAACTTTCCGGAACCTTCCAAAAAGCCGACAGCATAAATTTTACCGATAGCAGAACTCACTTTGAGCTTATGTTTGGGGCCAACACCACCACCAATATTCTTCTGGTAGTAAAACACACCAAGCACCATATGCCTCCCCTAAATTTCGTTGTAAGGGAAATGCAAAGCCACCTAAAAGCAAAATACACAAAACAGATCTACGATTTTTTTATTCTAGGCGCATTCTTCATATTTATCATCCTCAGCATACTCTCCTTTGCCTTTACTCGAAACAAGCACTACCTGTGGCTCACGATATATTCTTTAGGAATGACCTCCTATGGCTTTTTGCTAAACGGCTATATGCTCGATGCTGTTTTTCCAAACCATGCTCCCATTGTGTGGAGTATAATTGCATTTTTACCTAACATTTCGAGTATAGGGATAATTCTCCTCATCAAAGATTTTTTTAAACTAAAAACTGTAACCCCTTTTCTTAATATACTACTAACGTGGCTGGTGGGAAGCATAATTATTCAGGCCTTTGTCTCATACTCAATAATTGTAATTTATTCAAATTATCTGTTTGCCAGCAAGATTAACGTCCTTTGGTTTAGTTTCCAAAACATTATTGTACTTGTGGTTGCTTTCAAGGTATGGAGGAATTTGCATTTGCCCCAGCGGATATTTGCCATTGCAGCTATTGCCCATGCAGGCCTTTTTATTGGAGGAGCGACGCTCTTCTTCCTTTTAAGGGAAAGGAGTAATCAGATTCTTTCCATAATTAATGATTTAGGCGGTGTTTTTGTTATCTCCTTCTCTACCATCGCCGTAGCAGAGCAAATGCGGTCAAGTGAAACAGAAAAGTATCATGCTCTTAAATCAATGGATGAGTTACGACTGAAGCAAAACCAATTCCTTGAAGAAACCGTCACCATTCGAACCCAAGAACTTATAATTGCCAACAGTTCCCTGAACGAACAGAAAATAGAACTCCAAAATAGAAACGAAAAAATAGAAATTCTGCTGAAGGAGATTCACCACCGGGTGAAAAATAACCTGCAGCTAATATCAAGCCTTCTTGAACTGCATCTTAAAAAGGATAGCGATGATAAACTAGTCTCTATTATTGCCGATGGGCAAAATAGGGTAAAAGCAATGTCCCTAATCCACCAAATGCTGTTTCAGGATGAAAACCTCGCTATTATTTCCATGGAGGACTACATTTACAAGTTATTGGAACAAGTTAAAACCACCTATACCAGTCCGCGCGCAACGGAAGTTATAGTTGATTGCCACGGAATTCAGTTCGACCTCGATACCGCTATTCCGTTGGGCTTAATTATAAACGAGCTGGTAACCAATGCCTTTAAATATGCCCTTTACTTTTCGGAATACCCGAAACTTTCCATAACATTGCAGAAACAAACGAACGAAGACTACGTGCTTGCCGTCTACGATAATGGGCCTGGCCTACCCACAAATTTTGACTTCCAAAATAATGAGGGTATTGGTCTACATATTATTCCAAGGCTATGCAAGCAACTGCATGGTTCATTTTCAAACAGCTTTAACCAAGGAACCACTTTCACGGTAACCTTTAAGGATACTCTCACCCGAAAACTGACGCTCTAA
- a CDS encoding LytR/AlgR family response regulator transcription factor encodes MPNSPRKVLVVEDEIIIADSIVKSLNSVGYISFEPALNYSQAIESMEKELPDIAIIDIQLSGVKDGVDLAEIINSQYRIPFIFLTSNSDQNTLERAKQTKPSAYLLKPFTKQDIYTSLEIALYNFDQKKEQITEPTVYEPYLLVKKGTSYHKIVFDDIVFLKSEHVYLEIVTRQNQKYVVRTSLTDYLKKLPSNFARVHRSYAVNIRFIEKINSNEIVLPEYSIPLSKDYRKELLKNFG; translated from the coding sequence ATGCCAAATAGCCCAAGGAAAGTTTTAGTTGTTGAAGACGAAATCATTATTGCCGATAGCATTGTGAAATCGTTGAATAGCGTAGGCTACATAAGCTTTGAACCCGCCTTGAACTACAGCCAGGCCATAGAGTCGATGGAAAAAGAGTTGCCCGATATTGCCATCATCGACATTCAGCTTTCTGGCGTAAAGGATGGAGTTGATTTAGCCGAAATCATAAATAGCCAATATCGCATCCCCTTTATATTCCTCACCTCCAACTCCGATCAGAACACGCTAGAGCGAGCCAAGCAAACCAAACCCAGCGCCTACCTGCTGAAGCCATTTACCAAACAGGATATATACACCTCGCTGGAAATTGCCCTTTATAACTTCGATCAAAAAAAGGAACAAATTACCGAGCCCACGGTTTATGAACCCTATTTACTGGTAAAGAAAGGTACCTCCTACCACAAAATTGTTTTTGATGACATTGTTTTCCTTAAGAGCGAGCATGTATACCTCGAAATAGTTACCCGGCAAAACCAAAAATATGTTGTGCGCACCTCACTAACCGATTACCTCAAAAAACTACCATCCAACTTTGCCCGGGTTCATCGCAGCTATGCCGTAAACATTCGATTCATTGAAAAGATAAATTCTAATGAAATCGTTTTACCCGAGTATTCCATCCCTTTGTCAAAAGACTATCGTAAAGAATTGTTGAAAAATTTCGGGTAG